One window from the genome of Streptococcus salivarius encodes:
- the efeO gene encoding iron uptake system protein EfeO codes for MKKLSKLGVVLLASGLLLTACAKSGNSSNSSSTSPKLTASEQKQLKQATSDYKTFVEGEIDQLLKDTEGFSETLKSGNLEEAKKQYPLIRMAYERSEPIAESFGESDVKIDYRLVDYMDENKSEDGWSGFHRIERIMWQDNTTEGTAAYVDQLVNDIKELKAKIATVKVTPDIMLTGAVDLLNEVATQKITGEEEVFSHTDLYDFRANIEGAEKIFELFKPLIQKKDAKLVKTLETEFKNVNGLLDKHMTDEKNYKSYTDLSEADTKELAEAVTKLGEPLSQMGVILDGK; via the coding sequence ATGAAAAAACTTAGCAAACTTGGTGTTGTTCTTTTGGCATCAGGACTTTTATTGACGGCTTGTGCCAAATCTGGTAATTCAAGTAATTCAAGTTCAACTAGCCCAAAACTCACAGCCAGTGAGCAAAAGCAATTGAAGCAGGCCACAAGTGATTATAAGACTTTCGTTGAAGGCGAAATTGATCAGCTTTTGAAAGATACTGAAGGATTCAGTGAAACCCTCAAGTCAGGAAATCTTGAAGAAGCTAAGAAACAATATCCATTGATTCGTATGGCTTACGAGCGTTCAGAGCCGATTGCAGAAAGCTTTGGTGAGTCTGACGTGAAAATCGACTACCGTTTGGTTGATTACATGGACGAAAATAAATCAGAAGACGGTTGGTCAGGGTTCCACCGTATCGAACGTATCATGTGGCAAGATAACACGACAGAGGGTACAGCTGCCTATGTAGATCAATTGGTTAACGATATTAAGGAACTCAAGGCTAAAATTGCAACTGTTAAAGTTACTCCAGATATCATGCTGACGGGTGCTGTAGACCTTCTTAATGAAGTTGCCACTCAAAAGATTACAGGTGAAGAAGAGGTCTTCTCACACACTGATCTTTACGACTTCCGTGCCAATATTGAGGGAGCGGAAAAAATCTTTGAACTTTTCAAGCCGTTGATCCAAAAGAAAGATGCTAAACTTGTTAAGACTCTGGAAACTGAATTCAAGAATGTGAATGGTCTTTTGGACAAACACATGACTGATGAGAAAAACTATAAGTCTTATACAGATTTGAGTGAGGCAGATACTAAGGAATTGGCCGAAGCTGTAACTAAACTTGGTGAACCATTATCACAAATGGGTGTTATCCTAGATGGGAAGTAA
- a CDS encoding GBS Bsp-like repeat-containing protein, with product MRTKDFIYYASAAVLLAVTTQVAQADEVATQTPSITEGNQYQPATAAEIFGGEAALPVTPSSTVSAPAASSEVTKASAPAVSTSPASQSSEAATASTSVANSTVAATSNSVATSVVSSESATASTSATNSETSNSTVATPAKLTNSTDVPSPTLKVQPKTFIDVSSHNGEISVDDYRALARQGVGGVVVKLTEDTWYNNPKAPSQVRNAQIADLQVSTYHFSRYTTEEEARAEARFYIQAAQNLNLPKSTVMVNDFEDSKMLPNINRNTQAWVNEMRKHGYNNLMFYTSASWLDENNLGYRGPVSTSQFGIENFWVAQYPSSTLTATNAKNMRYNAKTGAWQFTATANLLSGKHVFDHSVDYTGRFTANASAEVDATQGNLSGTISIVNNNPTVGSFDVVISNVKAPNGVETVSVPIWSEINGQDDIIWYTANRQNNGTYTVNVKASAHKNSTGLYNIHLYYVQKDGQLTGVGGTTTQVFIGKTPEQLKPKASFAIENNNAKAGTFDAVITNISAPLGVKEVLVPSWSLENGQDDLIWHKATKQTDGSYRVTIKASEHKGTKGNYRADAYIVDNSNNRHYIAEKVVAVDYARPSGLLTIENNNTAAGTFDAVVRNIVAPTGLKEVLVPSWSLAGGQDDLIWHKATRQADGSYRVTIKATDHKNSTGKYRADAYLVDDSNKRFYLTEKVVEVTQTRPSASLFIENNNADLGTFDAVIRNIVAPNGVKEVLVPSWSLVNGQDDLVWHKASRQSDGSYRVTIKSSEHKNSLGNYRADVYIVDNANQRHYVTETIVDVKHNKPVGTISVVNNNNDTGTFDVIISDVYSPKGVRTVQVPIWSEKDGQDDIRWYEATRQANGTYTVNVQATNHKNSTGLYNIHLYYILNDGSQVGVGGTTTTVEFRNAKTKTQTYITNVNSEAGSFTVVVDQAPQGRQIKNIRVAVWSESNQGNLSWYNTAPTGTHTEINVSTVNHKNLIGNYTTHVYVDYVDNTVDGFNLGETALAPRNRRL from the coding sequence CTCAAGCAGACGAAGTGGCAACACAAACGCCTTCTATTACTGAAGGAAATCAGTATCAACCTGCGACAGCGGCTGAGATTTTTGGTGGAGAAGCAGCCTTACCTGTAACTCCTAGTTCAACGGTTTCAGCACCCGCAGCTTCGAGTGAAGTGACAAAAGCTAGTGCTCCAGCGGTATCTACGTCTCCTGCTTCACAGAGTTCCGAGGCTGCAACGGCATCAACTTCGGTAGCTAACTCTACTGTTGCTGCAACATCAAATTCAGTTGCGACTTCTGTAGTAAGTTCAGAAAGTGCTACAGCTTCTACAAGTGCGACAAATTCTGAAACGTCAAACAGCACTGTAGCAACACCTGCTAAATTAACGAATTCTACGGATGTTCCTTCGCCAACCCTTAAGGTTCAACCGAAGACTTTTATCGATGTCAGCAGCCATAATGGTGAAATCAGTGTAGATGACTATCGTGCTCTTGCACGCCAAGGTGTTGGTGGTGTCGTTGTCAAGTTGACTGAGGATACTTGGTACAACAACCCTAAAGCACCATCACAAGTTCGCAATGCTCAAATTGCCGATCTTCAAGTATCTACCTATCATTTTTCTCGATACACAACAGAGGAAGAAGCACGTGCAGAGGCTCGTTTCTACATTCAAGCTGCACAAAACCTTAACCTTCCAAAGAGTACTGTTATGGTTAACGATTTCGAAGACTCTAAGATGCTTCCAAATATCAACCGTAACACTCAAGCTTGGGTTAACGAAATGCGTAAGCATGGATACAACAACTTGATGTTCTATACAAGTGCTAGCTGGTTGGATGAGAACAATCTAGGCTATCGTGGACCTGTCTCAACCTCTCAATTTGGTATTGAAAATTTCTGGGTCGCACAGTACCCATCATCAACTCTTACAGCAACGAACGCCAAAAACATGCGCTATAATGCCAAAACTGGTGCATGGCAGTTTACAGCTACGGCTAATCTCTTGTCAGGTAAACATGTCTTCGACCACAGCGTGGATTATACAGGACGTTTCACAGCTAATGCTAGTGCTGAGGTTGATGCAACTCAAGGCAATTTGAGTGGAACCATTTCTATTGTCAACAATAATCCAACTGTTGGTAGCTTTGATGTAGTCATCTCTAATGTCAAAGCACCAAATGGTGTTGAAACAGTCTCTGTTCCAATTTGGTCAGAAATTAATGGTCAAGATGACATTATCTGGTATACTGCTAACCGTCAAAATAATGGAACTTATACAGTAAACGTTAAGGCTTCAGCGCATAAAAACTCGACAGGGCTTTATAATATCCACCTTTATTATGTTCAAAAAGATGGTCAATTGACGGGTGTTGGTGGAACAACTACGCAAGTCTTCATTGGTAAGACACCTGAGCAGTTGAAACCTAAAGCAAGTTTTGCTATTGAAAACAATAATGCTAAGGCTGGAACTTTTGACGCCGTTATCACTAATATCTCAGCACCACTAGGTGTTAAAGAAGTTTTGGTGCCATCATGGAGTCTTGAAAATGGTCAAGACGACCTTATTTGGCATAAGGCGACTAAGCAAACTGATGGCAGCTATCGTGTAACCATTAAGGCAAGTGAGCATAAGGGCACTAAAGGAAATTACCGTGCCGATGCTTATATCGTGGATAACTCTAACAATCGCCATTATATTGCTGAAAAAGTAGTGGCTGTTGATTATGCTCGACCAAGTGGTCTCCTTACGATTGAAAACAACAATACTGCAGCAGGTACTTTTGATGCCGTTGTTCGTAACATTGTTGCTCCTACAGGTTTGAAAGAAGTTCTTGTTCCTTCATGGAGTTTAGCTGGTGGTCAAGACGACCTTATCTGGCATAAGGCAACTCGTCAAGCCGATGGTTCTTACCGAGTGACTATCAAAGCAACGGATCATAAGAATTCAACTGGTAAATACCGTGCCGACGCCTACCTTGTAGATGACTCTAACAAACGTTTCTACCTTACTGAAAAAGTGGTAGAAGTTACTCAAACTCGTCCTAGTGCAAGCCTCTTTATTGAAAATAATAATGCCGATTTAGGTACTTTTGACGCTGTTATCCGCAATATCGTAGCACCAAATGGGGTTAAGGAAGTTTTAGTTCCTTCATGGAGTCTCGTTAATGGACAAGATGATCTCGTTTGGCACAAGGCTAGTCGTCAATCTGATGGTAGTTATCGTGTAACAATCAAGTCTAGTGAGCATAAGAATTCACTAGGAAATTACCGTGCTGACGTTTACATCGTAGATAATGCCAACCAACGTCATTATGTCACTGAAACCATTGTAGACGTAAAACATAATAAGCCAGTCGGTACTATTTCAGTTGTTAATAACAATAATGATACTGGTACTTTTGATGTCATTATCAGTGATGTTTATAGTCCTAAAGGTGTTCGCACTGTTCAAGTACCTATTTGGTCTGAAAAAGACGGACAAGATGATATTCGTTGGTATGAAGCAACACGTCAAGCTAATGGTACTTATACGGTAAATGTTCAAGCTACTAACCACAAAAATTCAACAGGTTTGTACAATATTCATTTGTACTACATTTTAAATGATGGGTCACAAGTTGGTGTAGGAGGGACAACGACAACAGTTGAATTCCGTAATGCTAAGACTAAAACGCAAACCTATATCACTAATGTTAATTCAGAAGCAGGTAGTTTTACAGTTGTTGTTGATCAAGCTCCACAAGGACGTCAGATTAAGAATATTCGTGTAGCTGTATGGTCTGAGAGCAACCAAGGAAACCTTTCTTGGTACAATACAGCACCTACTGGAACACATACTGAAATCAATGTATCGACTGTTAATCATAAGAATCTCATTGGTAACTATACGACTCACGTTTATGTGGACTATGTAGACAATACTGTAGATGGATTTAACCTTGGTGAGACAGCTCTTGCTCCACGTAATCGTCGTTTATAA
- a CDS encoding FTR1 family iron permease, whose amino-acid sequence MVKHSLNKLLVLLGLLALFWTYPVAAESYSDLYIKITDATTAVQNKDQAKAKELVAEIKTDFETKENHDSKAGKKVSKALDIKGDVTEEDLTSISSALLKFEKEQNPVDLDAEKEKLETRLEPYFKNLQDAITAKDLAATRKTYSELNNAWTRNEAVVRDHSTAYYGKIETAISLLRSSIETEPTDFTSIQSSYDDLKSGIDDFIKGVPLDSTSSSLTLKDGIKLLEKALGQFQAGDEKTAAATMKKFITIWPTIEGDVSTTNPSLYTRVESETPVIMVKGKEKAYQDKLQALITDLSAIDTSASYNAFDAMLILLREGVEALLIVMALVTTLKAAKMRKGLKWVYGGAIAGVLASAVIAVILQVVFPAVTSGANREIIEGGVGIFAVAMMILIGIWLHSKSSVKQWNDFMDRQMKTVTATGSFVSMFALSFLAVFREGAETILFYVGIVPRITTANFLIGIASAIAVLVIIAVAMTKASHYIKPHRIFFILTWLIYALAFKMLGVSLHALQLTNMMSNHLISGFPTIDWAGIYPSWEVLIPQLIFLAIIAFVTVKQHGKK is encoded by the coding sequence TTGGTCAAGCACTCTTTGAATAAACTCCTCGTTTTGCTTGGGCTTCTGGCCTTATTCTGGACCTATCCAGTAGCTGCTGAATCATACAGTGACCTCTATATCAAAATTACAGATGCGACAACAGCTGTTCAAAATAAAGATCAAGCTAAAGCTAAGGAATTGGTTGCTGAGATTAAGACTGATTTCGAAACAAAAGAAAATCACGATTCCAAGGCAGGTAAAAAAGTTAGCAAGGCTCTTGATATTAAGGGTGACGTGACAGAAGAGGACCTAACCTCCATTTCGTCAGCCCTTCTTAAATTTGAGAAAGAGCAAAATCCTGTTGATTTAGATGCCGAAAAGGAAAAACTTGAAACACGCCTAGAGCCTTATTTCAAAAACTTACAGGATGCCATTACGGCCAAAGACCTGGCTGCAACACGCAAAACTTACAGTGAATTAAATAATGCTTGGACGAGAAATGAAGCTGTTGTCCGTGACCACAGTACTGCCTACTACGGCAAGATTGAGACGGCCATTTCACTTTTGCGAAGTAGCATTGAGACGGAGCCTACTGATTTCACCAGCATCCAGTCATCTTATGATGATCTCAAGAGTGGGATTGATGACTTTATCAAGGGTGTCCCTCTTGATAGCACAAGCTCAAGTTTAACCCTAAAAGATGGTATTAAGCTCTTGGAAAAGGCTCTAGGTCAATTCCAAGCAGGTGATGAAAAAACGGCTGCGGCAACTATGAAGAAGTTCATCACTATCTGGCCAACCATTGAAGGCGATGTAAGCACAACTAATCCAAGCCTTTATACGCGTGTGGAAAGTGAAACACCTGTTATCATGGTTAAGGGAAAAGAAAAAGCTTATCAGGACAAACTGCAAGCCTTGATCACAGACTTATCTGCTATTGATACAAGTGCTTCTTATAATGCCTTTGATGCCATGTTGATTCTCTTACGTGAAGGGGTTGAAGCCCTCCTCATTGTTATGGCACTTGTGACAACTCTTAAGGCAGCCAAGATGCGTAAGGGACTCAAATGGGTTTATGGCGGAGCCATTGCTGGTGTTCTTGCTAGCGCAGTTATAGCTGTTATCTTACAAGTTGTCTTTCCAGCTGTGACCTCGGGGGCTAACCGTGAAATTATTGAAGGTGGCGTTGGTATCTTTGCAGTTGCGATGATGATTCTGATTGGAATTTGGCTCCATAGCAAGTCTTCAGTCAAACAGTGGAATGACTTTATGGATCGCCAGATGAAGACGGTGACGGCTACTGGAAGCTTTGTGTCCATGTTTGCACTCAGTTTCTTGGCTGTCTTCCGTGAAGGTGCCGAGACTATTCTTTTCTATGTCGGTATTGTCCCACGTATCACGACAGCTAATTTCTTGATTGGTATTGCTTCAGCCATTGCAGTTCTTGTTATCATTGCTGTGGCTATGACTAAAGCGAGTCACTATATTAAACCGCACCGCATTTTCTTTATTTTGACTTGGTTGATTTATGCCTTGGCCTTCAAGATGCTCGGTGTCAGTCTTCATGCCCTTCAGTTAACTAATATGATGTCTAATCATTTGATTAGTGGTTTCCCAACAATTGATTGGGCTGGTATCTATCCAAGCTGGGAAGTCTTGATTCCACAACTTATCTTTCTTGCTATTATTGCCTTTGTGACGGTGAAACAGCATGGCAAGAAATAA
- the efeB gene encoding iron uptake transporter deferrochelatase/peroxidase subunit, translating to MTDEKFLDQKMDRREFLKKAGIGGAGLALGLSGASAFFANQDSSSKKAYDGDEDISFFGKHQAGITTPMQKACYLVVLDLHTTDKKEVIQLFKDWTDYSSKLVEGELVKKDGSNALLPPTDTGETVGLNPYRLSLTFGVSADFLKKLGLESKRPKLFRDLPPFPKEQLQDKYTGGDIVIQACADDEQVAFHAVRNLIRKGRNKITMKWSKSGFAAIGDRKETPRNLFGFKDGTANVTTEKEFDKVVWTDSKDWMKGGSYMALRLVQMHLETWDRTNLQEQENTFGRYKESGAPFGKKDEFDEVDLSKLPVDSHVRLAKEVDLPILRRSYSYSDGIDERTGQFDSGLIFIAYQKDPDRFVKIQTNLGAVDKMNEYITHIGSGLFACFAGVEKGGYLGQALFE from the coding sequence ATGACTGACGAAAAATTTTTAGATCAAAAAATGGACCGTCGTGAATTTCTTAAAAAAGCAGGTATTGGAGGGGCTGGGCTTGCGCTTGGTCTTTCTGGTGCATCTGCTTTTTTCGCTAATCAGGATAGTTCAAGTAAAAAGGCTTATGATGGTGATGAAGATATTAGCTTCTTTGGCAAGCACCAGGCTGGGATTACGACTCCTATGCAGAAGGCTTGCTACTTGGTGGTGCTAGATCTTCATACAACCGATAAAAAAGAAGTCATCCAGCTTTTTAAAGACTGGACCGATTATAGTAGTAAATTGGTCGAAGGAGAGTTAGTCAAAAAAGATGGTTCTAATGCCCTCTTGCCTCCTACGGATACAGGCGAAACGGTGGGACTCAATCCCTATCGCCTGAGTCTGACTTTTGGAGTTTCGGCTGATTTTCTTAAAAAACTTGGTTTAGAATCCAAACGTCCTAAGCTCTTCCGTGATTTGCCTCCATTTCCTAAGGAGCAGTTGCAGGACAAGTATACGGGTGGAGATATCGTTATTCAAGCCTGTGCAGATGATGAACAAGTAGCTTTCCACGCTGTCCGCAATCTGATTCGTAAAGGTCGTAATAAAATCACCATGAAGTGGAGCAAATCAGGGTTTGCAGCCATCGGAGACCGCAAGGAAACGCCTCGAAATCTTTTTGGTTTCAAGGACGGTACTGCCAATGTTACGACAGAAAAGGAATTCGACAAGGTTGTCTGGACTGATAGTAAAGATTGGATGAAGGGTGGTTCTTATATGGCTCTTCGTCTGGTACAGATGCACCTTGAAACTTGGGATCGTACTAATTTGCAAGAGCAGGAAAACACCTTTGGTCGTTACAAGGAATCAGGCGCTCCCTTTGGTAAGAAAGATGAGTTTGATGAAGTAGATTTATCTAAACTTCCTGTAGATTCGCATGTCCGTTTGGCTAAAGAAGTAGACCTTCCTATCTTACGTCGTTCATATTCTTATTCAGATGGCATTGATGAGAGAACTGGCCAGTTTGATTCAGGTTTGATTTTCATTGCCTACCAGAAGGATCCAGACCGTTTTGTTAAAATTCAGACCAATCTTGGTGCTGTAGACAAGATGAACGAGTACATCACCCATATCGGAAGTGGGCTCTTTGCTTGCTTTGCTGGGGTGGAGAAAGGAGGCTACCTTGGTCAAGCACTCTTTGAATAA
- a CDS encoding pullulanase → MKRNTQTNDEKVLRYSLRKYKLGLASVTIGAVFLSFAATHGVKAEEVVSTPASSTQVESADSSLTTSGLVTETPTAPLTAENTTVSKENEPVSLPAENTSRTEPTKLTETSENTPKIVSTNNSQALTNASEEPIAEGSIRLHFQELPSQDKASLGLWTWDDVETPSSQKGAWPTGATSFAEAKQDDYGVYLDVKLSSTPKKLSFLINNAAGTNLSGDKAVEILSPQMNEAWIDKDFQVYSYQPIPQDHVRINYFRTDGDYSNKSVWYWGDVKDAPSNWPDGVNFQPNGKYGAYLDIPLTEAAKSIGFLLLDESKIGDDVKIQPNDYKFSDLKKTRQLFVRDTDTTVYTNPYFVKDVRLTGAQQLSPSQIELSFTNLEDVSSEDILKDLKVTDKDGNSATLKQLELDAKLKKATLTGDFAAENLPYKVTLGNDSFKTSESWQLKDTLYSYDGELGARLQENGTKAHVTLWSPSADQVDIIVYDKNNQDMVLAEHALSKGPRGTWQADLLATDLGLENLTGYFYQYRIKRGDQSVIVLDPYAKSLAAWNSDDASKGPEHKIAKAAFVDPANYGPKDLDYAKIPNFKSREDAIIYEAHVRDFTSDKAISAELKHQFGTFAAFAERLDYLKDLGVTHIQLLPVLSYYFVNEMQNGKRLDAYASSDSNYNWGYDPQNYFSLTGMYSENPSEPAKRIEEFKNLVAAIHAHGMGVILDVVYNHTAKTAIFEDLEPNYYHFMDADGTPRSSFGGGRLGTTHYMSRRVLVDSIAYLTKEYKVDGFRFDMMGDHDAESIEQAYHTARALNPNLIMLGEGWVTYTGDENSAVQPADQSWMKDTDTVAVFSDDIRNTLKSGYPNEGTPAFITGGKRDINKVFDNIKAQPTNFEADSPGDVIQYIAAHDNLTLFDIIAQSIKKDPSKPENNAEIHRRLRLGNLMVLTAQGTPFIHSGQEYGRTKQFRDPAYRYPVSEDKVPNKSHLLVDEKGNPFDYPYFIHDSYDSSDAVNHFDWTKATDSQTFPENTKTRAFTKGLIALRKSTDAFNFKSKADVDARLTLLTVLGQDNVAQEDLVLGYQTVASNGDRYLVYVNADSKARQFDLSKITNGLSYMVLADGSQVNLSGISELSGVTINNHILTLDPLTATIIRLTNAQTPTEAVDQPSEKTGSFGGKDTEATKANVKASGKEDLVGDAELVNRDNGQAKTEASRQTDKQLPYTGEKTNRGLFLAGLLSILSLGFLRKRRMK, encoded by the coding sequence ATGAAAAGGAATACTCAAACTAATGACGAAAAAGTCCTTCGTTATAGTCTTCGCAAGTACAAGTTAGGGTTGGCTTCTGTAACCATTGGAGCTGTTTTTTTGAGCTTTGCTGCTACTCATGGAGTCAAGGCAGAAGAAGTAGTGTCAACACCTGCCTCAAGTACACAGGTAGAATCAGCTGATTCTAGTCTTACCACCAGTGGTCTAGTAACTGAAACGCCAACAGCTCCTCTAACAGCTGAGAATACCACAGTGTCCAAGGAAAATGAGCCAGTTTCTCTTCCAGCAGAAAATACTAGCCGTACTGAGCCTACCAAGCTAACTGAAACTAGCGAAAACACGCCAAAAATAGTAAGTACTAATAATAGTCAAGCTCTCACTAATGCATCTGAGGAACCTATTGCTGAGGGGTCTATTCGCTTGCATTTCCAAGAGTTGCCAAGTCAGGATAAGGCATCACTTGGGCTTTGGACTTGGGATGATGTGGAGACGCCATCATCTCAGAAAGGTGCTTGGCCAACAGGAGCAACCTCATTTGCAGAAGCCAAACAGGATGATTATGGTGTCTACTTGGATGTGAAGTTGTCTTCAACACCTAAAAAACTTAGCTTCCTTATTAATAATGCCGCTGGAACGAACCTTTCAGGGGATAAAGCAGTGGAAATTCTTAGCCCTCAAATGAATGAGGCTTGGATTGACAAGGATTTTCAAGTTTACAGTTATCAACCTATCCCTCAAGATCACGTTCGTATCAATTATTTCCGTACGGATGGCGACTATAGTAATAAGTCTGTCTGGTATTGGGGTGATGTTAAGGACGCTCCAAGTAATTGGCCTGATGGTGTCAATTTCCAACCAAATGGTAAGTATGGTGCCTATTTAGACATTCCGCTAACCGAGGCTGCTAAATCTATCGGATTTTTACTCTTAGATGAGAGCAAAATAGGAGATGATGTGAAAATTCAACCAAATGATTATAAATTTAGTGACTTGAAAAAAACTCGTCAGCTTTTCGTACGAGATACTGATACGACAGTCTACACCAACCCTTATTTTGTTAAGGATGTGCGTTTGACTGGAGCTCAGCAGCTTAGTCCAAGCCAAATCGAACTTAGCTTCACCAATTTAGAAGATGTTTCATCTGAGGATATTCTCAAAGACCTAAAGGTGACAGACAAGGATGGTAACAGTGCAACTCTTAAACAGCTTGAGTTGGATGCTAAACTCAAAAAAGCTACATTAACAGGTGATTTTGCTGCGGAAAATCTACCTTACAAGGTCACTTTGGGTAATGATAGTTTTAAAACGTCTGAGAGTTGGCAATTGAAGGATACGCTCTACAGTTACGATGGTGAATTGGGTGCCCGTCTTCAAGAGAATGGTACTAAGGCACATGTGACACTTTGGTCACCAAGTGCAGATCAAGTAGATATCATTGTCTATGATAAGAATAATCAAGACATGGTTCTTGCTGAACATGCCCTAAGCAAAGGACCTCGAGGGACTTGGCAAGCTGACTTGCTTGCGACTGATCTTGGTTTGGAAAACTTAACAGGTTATTTCTATCAATATCGCATTAAACGTGGTGATCAGTCAGTAATCGTTTTGGATCCTTATGCTAAGTCTTTGGCTGCTTGGAATAGTGACGATGCCAGCAAGGGACCTGAACACAAGATTGCCAAGGCTGCCTTTGTAGATCCTGCTAATTATGGACCAAAAGATCTTGACTACGCTAAGATTCCAAACTTTAAATCTCGAGAAGATGCCATCATTTATGAGGCTCATGTCCGAGATTTCACTTCTGATAAGGCTATCTCAGCTGAATTGAAACACCAGTTTGGGACTTTTGCAGCCTTTGCAGAGCGTTTGGATTATCTTAAAGATCTCGGTGTTACCCATATTCAGCTTTTACCAGTATTAAGCTACTATTTTGTCAATGAAATGCAAAATGGGAAGCGTTTGGATGCCTATGCATCAAGTGATAGTAACTACAACTGGGGCTATGATCCACAAAACTATTTCTCTTTGACGGGTATGTATTCTGAAAACCCAAGTGAACCAGCTAAACGTATCGAAGAATTCAAGAATTTAGTTGCTGCTATTCATGCCCACGGTATGGGCGTTATCTTGGATGTGGTCTATAATCATACAGCTAAGACAGCTATTTTTGAAGACCTTGAGCCAAATTATTATCACTTTATGGATGCTGATGGCACTCCTCGTTCGAGTTTTGGAGGGGGGCGTCTAGGCACGACTCACTATATGAGTCGTCGTGTCTTAGTGGATTCGATTGCTTATCTTACTAAAGAATACAAGGTGGATGGTTTCCGTTTTGATATGATGGGTGACCATGATGCTGAAAGTATCGAGCAAGCTTATCATACAGCACGCGCTCTAAATCCAAATCTTATTATGCTTGGTGAGGGCTGGGTGACTTATACTGGCGATGAAAACAGCGCTGTTCAGCCTGCCGATCAGTCTTGGATGAAAGACACAGATACCGTAGCTGTATTTTCAGACGATATTCGAAACACCCTCAAATCTGGTTATCCAAACGAGGGGACACCTGCCTTTATCACAGGTGGCAAACGTGACATTAATAAGGTCTTTGACAATATCAAGGCACAACCAACTAACTTCGAGGCTGATTCTCCAGGTGATGTGATTCAATATATTGCTGCTCACGATAATTTGACCCTTTTTGATATTATTGCCCAATCAATCAAGAAGGATCCAAGCAAGCCTGAGAATAATGCTGAAATTCATCGTCGCTTGCGTCTAGGAAACCTCATGGTCTTGACTGCTCAGGGAACACCATTTATTCACTCTGGTCAGGAATACGGCCGCACCAAACAGTTCCGTGATCCTGCCTACCGTTATCCTGTGTCTGAGGACAAGGTGCCGAATAAGTCACATCTCTTAGTGGATGAAAAGGGCAATCCATTTGACTATCCTTACTTCATCCATGATTCTTATGATTCAAGTGATGCGGTTAACCATTTTGACTGGACTAAGGCGACTGATAGCCAGACCTTCCCAGAAAATACGAAAACGCGTGCCTTTACCAAAGGTTTGATCGCCTTACGTAAGTCGACAGATGCCTTCAATTTCAAATCAAAAGCAGATGTAGATGCACGTCTAACGCTATTGACAGTTCTTGGTCAGGACAATGTCGCTCAAGAAGATTTGGTATTGGGATACCAAACTGTTGCTTCGAATGGAGATCGTTACCTTGTCTATGTCAATGCTGATAGCAAGGCTCGTCAGTTTGATTTGAGCAAGATTACAAATGGCCTATCTTATATGGTTTTGGCAGATGGCAGTCAAGTCAATTTATCTGGAATTAGTGAGTTATCAGGTGTGACAATCAACAATCACATCTTGACCTTGGATCCACTAACAGCGACTATTATTCGTTTGACTAATGCTCAGACGCCAACTGAGGCAGTAGATCAGCCTTCTGAAAAGACCGGGTCATTTGGTGGTAAAGATACTGAAGCAACTAAAGCAAATGTCAAGGCTTCAGGTAAAGAGGACCTTGTTGGAGATGCTGAACTTGTTAATCGTGACAATGGTCAGGCTAAGACTGAAGCTAGTCGTCAGACTGATAAACAACTGCCATACACTGGTGAAAAGACAAATCGTGGACTCTTTTTAGCAGGTCTTCTAAGCATTCTTAGCCTAGGATTCCTTAGAAAACGACGGATGAAATAA